Proteins encoded in a region of the Mucispirillum schaedleri ASF457 genome:
- the pseI gene encoding pseudaminic acid synthase, with protein sequence MKIADFEIGKDKTFIIAELSANHNGSLDLAVKTIEAAARAGADAVKLQTYRADTITLNSNDENFIIKSGSLWDGLTYYQLYDKAHTPWQWHKTLKETAEKSGLILFSSPFDKVAVDFLEELNMPAYKIASFEINDLPLIEYTAKKNKPVIMSTGVASYQEIEDAVNVCRKAGNNDIILLKCTSSYPAPVEDANLLMIKKISEDFNCITGLSDHTLGNITAVTAAALGAKVIEKHFILDKSINSPDAAFSLDEKEFKHFVDDIRTAEKSLGYIDYTINKAVQKNRHFMRSLYVIKDIKKGEKFTSENIGSFRPNLGISPKYYNEILGRKAGKDIKANTPLKNELID encoded by the coding sequence ATGAAAATAGCAGATTTTGAAATAGGAAAAGACAAAACATTTATTATAGCAGAGCTTTCTGCAAACCATAACGGCAGCCTTGATTTAGCTGTTAAAACTATTGAAGCAGCAGCCCGTGCCGGAGCAGACGCTGTGAAACTGCAAACTTACAGGGCAGATACTATTACACTTAATTCTAATGACGAGAATTTTATTATAAAATCAGGCTCATTATGGGACGGTTTAACATATTATCAGCTTTATGATAAAGCACACACACCATGGCAGTGGCATAAAACATTAAAAGAAACTGCTGAAAAGTCAGGGCTTATACTGTTTTCTTCCCCTTTTGATAAAGTGGCAGTAGATTTTTTAGAAGAATTAAATATGCCTGCATATAAAATAGCATCATTTGAAATAAATGATTTGCCTTTAATAGAATATACTGCTAAAAAAAATAAACCTGTAATAATGTCAACAGGTGTTGCATCATATCAGGAAATAGAAGATGCAGTTAATGTATGCAGAAAAGCTGGCAATAATGATATAATACTTTTAAAATGCACAAGCAGCTATCCTGCCCCTGTGGAAGATGCAAATCTTTTAATGATAAAAAAAATCAGTGAAGATTTTAACTGCATTACAGGGCTTTCTGACCATACATTAGGCAATATTACAGCTGTAACAGCCGCAGCACTCGGTGCAAAAGTGATTGAAAAGCATTTTATACTTGATAAATCAATCAACTCTCCAGATGCTGCATTTTCTCTTGATGAAAAAGAATTTAAGCATTTTGTAGATGATATAAGAACAGCAGAAAAATCTCTTGGATATATAGATTATACCATAAATAAGGCAGTGCAGAAAAACAGGCATTTTATGCGAAGCCTTTATGTTATAAAAGATATAAAGAAAGGGGAAAAATTTACTTCTGAAAATATTGGCTCATTTCGTCCTAATTTAGGAATAAGTCCAAAATATTATAATGAAATATTAGGCAGAAAAGCAGGTAAAGATATAAAAGCAAATACACCTTTGAAAAATGAATTAATAGATTAA
- the pseH gene encoding UDP-4-amino-4,6-dideoxy-N-acetyl-beta-L-altrosamine N-acetyltransferase codes for MDFIDFKMLSETYINDIYIWRNSDIVRSNSFNRNEISIIEHREFIKSLNEDITKKYFLAVLDNEPVGVVGFTDIHNRTANLGYYKNPFTKKTGIGKLLINKACEYAAITLNLELLIMKVFKTNLISIHCITQCGFTENKRDDEVIEYILKLNKYGKR; via the coding sequence ATGGATTTTATTGATTTTAAAATGCTTTCTGAAACATACATAAATGATATATATATATGGAGAAATAGTGATATAGTCCGCTCTAATTCATTTAATAGAAATGAAATATCAATTATTGAGCATAGAGAGTTCATTAAATCATTAAATGAAGATATTACAAAGAAATATTTTTTAGCAGTTCTTGATAATGAGCCTGTGGGAGTTGTTGGATTTACTGATATACATAACAGAACGGCAAATCTAGGGTATTATAAAAATCCTTTTACAAAAAAAACAGGTATAGGAAAACTGCTTATAAATAAGGCTTGTGAATATGCTGCTATTACATTAAACCTAGAATTATTAATAATGAAAGTATTTAAAACAAATTTAATTTCCATACACTGCATAACACAATGCGGTTTTACTGAAAATAAAAGAGATGATGAAGTAATAGAATATATATTAAAGTTAAATAAATATGGCAAAAGATGA
- a CDS encoding cytidylyltransferase domain-containing protein has product MKTGIVIQARRSSTRLKDKILMELPAGSGISMLGRVIMRAKKVCDNVILATSDNQDDDLTEQEALKYGADVFRGSLDDVLMRYIKACEKYGIERVVRITADCPCIDDEVIKECIKIHENSSADYVSNVEKRTFPHGLDTEVITLAALKRTDREEKDVKVREHVTWHARKNDSYIKIDFLEKSGHDYSDIRITVDTYEDYALMNIVYFMLGSDFNYKDIINLFEKNKWLKILNNQIYQKYVWKNEQEEIAEALKLLKLNGMNNAFKLLERNQ; this is encoded by the coding sequence ATGAAAACAGGGATAGTTATTCAAGCAAGGCGTTCTTCAACAAGACTTAAAGATAAAATATTAATGGAGCTTCCTGCAGGAAGCGGTATATCTATGCTTGGCAGAGTAATAATGCGTGCTAAAAAAGTATGTGATAATGTTATTCTTGCAACAAGTGATAATCAAGATGATGATTTAACAGAGCAGGAAGCCTTAAAATATGGTGCAGATGTATTCAGGGGCAGCCTTGACGATGTGCTTATGCGTTATATTAAAGCATGCGAAAAATATGGTATAGAACGAGTTGTGCGAATTACAGCAGACTGCCCGTGCATTGATGATGAAGTTATAAAAGAATGTATAAAAATTCATGAAAATTCATCTGCTGATTATGTATCAAATGTAGAAAAAAGAACATTTCCGCACGGGCTTGATACGGAAGTAATAACATTAGCTGCTTTAAAAAGAACTGACAGGGAAGAAAAAGATGTAAAAGTCAGAGAGCATGTTACATGGCATGCAAGAAAAAATGACAGTTATATAAAAATAGATTTTTTAGAGAAAAGCGGGCATGATTATTCTGATATTCGCATTACAGTTGATACTTATGAAGATTATGCTTTAATGAATATTGTTTATTTTATGCTGGGCAGTGATTTTAATTATAAAGATATTATAAACCTTTTTGAGAAAAACAAATGGCTTAAAATATTAAATAATCAAATTTATCAAAAATATGTATGGAAAAACGAGCAGGAAGAAATAGCAGAAGCATTAAAACTGCTTAAATTAAATGGTATGAATAATGCTTTTAAATTATTAGAGAGAAACCAATGA
- the pseC gene encoding UDP-4-amino-4,6-dideoxy-N-acetyl-beta-L-altrosamine transaminase — MEKITYGRQTISQEDKDIVVKALYSSAITQGEYVPAFEKALKEYTGAKYAVAVSSGTAALHIAYAALGLKENDEIITCANTFAATGNAALYIKAKVKFADIKPDDFLIDEYKINPLVTKNTKIIVPIHYAGLTCNMEEISKTAENYNIKIVEDACHALGSCYKNSKTGSCKYSNAAVFSFHPVKHITTAEGGAILTNDEEVYKTSILLRSHGMEKVNFKNVPDSPTYHEMQLLGYNYRMTDIQAALGISQLKRADDFIKRRLDIADIYYDAFKDNNKITMQKKYSDRLNSHHLFPVLFETNELRDKVYYYLKENNIFTQIHYMPVNKHPYYEILGYDYKETPLAYDFYRRELSLPVYPLLTNEEVYFVIDKISTALKVL, encoded by the coding sequence ATGGAAAAAATTACCTATGGCAGGCAGACAATCAGTCAGGAAGATAAAGATATAGTAGTAAAAGCACTTTATTCTTCTGCAATTACTCAAGGCGAATATGTGCCTGCTTTTGAAAAAGCATTAAAAGAATATACTGGTGCAAAATATGCAGTTGCAGTATCTTCTGGCACAGCTGCTTTACACATTGCTTATGCTGCTCTTGGGTTAAAAGAAAATGATGAGATAATAACATGTGCTAATACATTTGCTGCAACAGGCAATGCTGCCCTTTATATAAAAGCAAAAGTTAAGTTTGCAGATATAAAGCCTGATGACTTTTTAATAGATGAATATAAAATAAATCCACTTGTTACAAAAAATACAAAAATTATTGTGCCAATTCACTATGCAGGGCTTACATGCAATATGGAAGAGATTAGCAAAACTGCTGAAAACTATAATATTAAAATAGTAGAAGATGCATGTCATGCACTTGGCAGCTGTTATAAAAACAGCAAAACAGGCAGCTGCAAATATTCTAATGCAGCAGTTTTCAGCTTTCACCCTGTAAAGCATATTACAACAGCAGAAGGCGGAGCAATACTTACAAATGATGAAGAAGTATATAAAACAAGCATTTTACTTCGCAGTCATGGTATGGAAAAAGTAAATTTTAAAAATGTTCCAGACAGCCCCACATATCACGAAATGCAGTTATTAGGATATAATTACAGAATGACTGATATTCAAGCTGCTCTTGGTATAAGTCAGCTGAAAAGGGCAGATGATTTTATAAAAAGACGGCTTGATATTGCAGATATATATTATGATGCTTTTAAAGATAATAATAAAATAACTATGCAGAAAAAATATAGTGACAGACTTAACTCTCATCATTTATTTCCAGTGCTTTTTGAAACTAATGAGTTAAGAGATAAAGTATATTATTATTTAAAAGAAAATAATATATTTACTCAAATCCACTATATGCCTGTAAATAAGCACCCTTATTATGAAATATTAGGATATGATTATAAAGAAACACCGCTTGCCTATGATTTTTACAGACGGGAGCTTTCTCTGCCTGTTTATCCACTTTTAACTAACGAAGAAGTTTATTTTGTAATAGATAAAATCAGCACTGCATTAAAGGTATTGTAA
- the pseB gene encoding UDP-N-acetylglucosamine 4,6-dehydratase (inverting), translating to MFDGKNILITGGTGTFGKQFVKFVAEKYKPNKIIIFSRDEFKQYEMERKYKNIANLRFFIGDVRDRDRLNRAFYGVDYIVHAAASKQVVAAEYNPFEAIKTNIIGAENVIEAAIDAGIKKVVALSTDKAANPINLYGATKLASDKLFVAGNAYAGGRVTRFSVVRYGNVLGSRGSVLPLFLEQKKKGVITITNRYMTRFWITIEQAINLVIKAFHEMEGGEIFVPKIPSATMEDFAKIIAPECKIEDIGIRPGEKMHEVMIPSDDARHTLEFDDHYRIMPEFRNWETISKSTNGKSLPDDFCYSSDNNPEKINPEFLCRIAQDVQEKINEMAK from the coding sequence ATGTTTGATGGAAAAAATATTTTAATTACTGGCGGAACAGGGACTTTTGGCAAGCAGTTTGTAAAATTTGTTGCTGAAAAATATAAACCAAATAAGATAATTATTTTTTCCAGAGATGAATTTAAACAGTATGAAATGGAAAGAAAATATAAAAATATAGCTAATCTTCGTTTTTTTATTGGTGATGTAAGAGACAGGGATAGGTTAAACCGTGCATTTTACGGTGTAGATTATATAGTTCATGCAGCAGCTTCTAAACAAGTGGTTGCAGCAGAATATAACCCTTTTGAAGCTATTAAAACAAATATAATAGGGGCTGAAAATGTAATAGAAGCTGCTATTGATGCAGGTATAAAAAAGGTAGTTGCTTTATCTACAGATAAGGCTGCAAACCCTATAAATCTGTATGGTGCAACAAAACTTGCAAGTGATAAACTTTTTGTAGCAGGTAATGCTTATGCAGGCGGCAGAGTTACAAGATTCAGCGTTGTTAGATATGGTAATGTGCTTGGCAGCCGCGGCTCTGTTCTGCCATTATTTTTAGAGCAGAAGAAAAAAGGTGTGATTACCATAACAAATAGATATATGACAAGGTTCTGGATAACTATTGAACAGGCAATAAATCTTGTGATTAAAGCATTTCACGAAATGGAAGGCGGGGAAATATTTGTTCCTAAAATTCCATCTGCAACTATGGAAGATTTTGCAAAAATAATCGCACCAGAATGTAAAATAGAAGATATAGGCATTAGACCCGGTGAAAAAATGCATGAAGTAATGATACCAAGTGATGATGCAAGGCACACTTTGGAATTTGATGACCATTATAGAATTATGCCTGAATTTAGAAACTGGGAAACAATATCAAAGTCTACAAATGGAAAATCTCTGCCTGATGATTTTTGTTATTCAAGCGATAATAATCCTGAAAAAATAAACCCTGAATTTTTATGCAGAATAGCACAAGATGTTCAAGAAAAAATAAATGAAATGGCAAAATAA
- a CDS encoding RelA/SpoT family protein → MSIQKTIRLMDIQDKVVSNNPEAQIDKLNIAYVYAAQQHRGQIRQSGEAYLSHPLNVAYILAEMKMDIDCIIAGLLHDTIEDTDTTYEVIEEMFGLSVAFLVDAVSKISKIPFQSKEEKQAESFRKMLISMSDDIRVIIIKLADRLHNMRTIESLREDKQKRIARETMDIYAPLADRLGIAWIKWELEDRAFRILNPEMYYEIHHKVKMKRGEREEYLSEVKDIISLALQKANIEGEISGRPKHFYSIYSKMIKKGTSFEDIFDLLALRVIVNTKSDCYSSLGIIHSLWTPIPHRIKDYIANPKANMYQSIHTTVMGPGGMMVEFQIRTRQMHKIAEEGVAAHWAYKEGRIFNPKEDKQFAWLRHALEDNNKEKSPTEFVNAIKEDVFREQIFVFTPHGHVVELPVDSTPIDFAYAIHSQVGHTCVGAKINGRIAPLKVKLNSGDKVEILTSQTQEPRKDWLNIVKTNRAYSRISAFLRKKDTEKAILTGREILNKEFKHSGLDFEEIISDKQDLKKALDKFSVHSLDELITHVGFGQISARKLLHLFLPDIREEEIDVVKQVINRKLEPFKISGVDNMMIKTAKCCSPLPGDAIKGYVSTGRGIIVHKADCPNITRLEENKDRIVDVEWDNSDKLSMPVKYKAILEDISGVFVEISTIIKDMGLNIHEMNIKNYGDGTAKMEFVVMVKNKKQSDMLSEKICSNKHVISVKQS, encoded by the coding sequence ATGAGTATTCAAAAAACAATCAGACTTATGGATATTCAGGATAAAGTTGTAAGCAATAATCCTGAAGCCCAGATAGATAAATTAAATATTGCTTATGTTTATGCAGCCCAGCAGCACAGGGGGCAGATTAGGCAGAGCGGTGAGGCATATCTTTCCCACCCGTTAAATGTTGCCTACATTCTTGCTGAAATGAAAATGGATATTGACTGTATTATTGCAGGGCTTCTGCATGACACTATTGAAGATACTGATACTACTTATGAAGTGATAGAAGAAATGTTTGGCTTATCTGTTGCATTTTTAGTAGATGCAGTATCAAAAATCAGCAAAATTCCATTCCAGTCAAAAGAAGAAAAACAGGCAGAATCTTTTAGAAAAATGCTTATATCTATGAGTGATGATATAAGAGTTATTATTATTAAGCTGGCAGACAGACTGCATAATATGCGAACTATTGAAAGCCTGAGAGAAGATAAACAGAAACGCATTGCAAGAGAAACTATGGATATTTATGCTCCACTTGCAGACAGGCTTGGTATTGCATGGATAAAATGGGAGTTAGAAGATAGAGCATTCCGCATATTAAACCCTGAAATGTATTATGAAATACACCATAAAGTAAAAATGAAACGGGGTGAGCGGGAAGAATATTTAAGTGAAGTTAAAGATATTATTTCTCTTGCTCTGCAAAAAGCAAATATTGAAGGGGAAATATCTGGCAGACCAAAACATTTTTACAGTATATATTCTAAAATGATTAAAAAAGGCACATCATTTGAAGATATTTTTGATTTGCTTGCACTTCGTGTTATTGTTAATACAAAATCAGACTGTTATTCTTCTCTTGGTATTATTCATTCTTTATGGACACCTATACCGCACCGAATAAAAGACTATATTGCAAATCCAAAAGCAAATATGTATCAGTCAATACATACTACTGTTATGGGTCCGGGTGGTATGATGGTAGAGTTTCAAATCCGCACAAGACAAATGCATAAAATAGCAGAAGAAGGGGTAGCAGCTCACTGGGCATATAAAGAAGGTCGTATATTTAACCCTAAAGAAGATAAACAGTTTGCATGGTTAAGGCATGCATTAGAAGATAATAATAAAGAAAAATCACCTACAGAGTTTGTTAATGCTATTAAAGAAGATGTATTCAGGGAGCAGATATTTGTTTTTACACCACACGGCCATGTGGTAGAGCTTCCTGTGGATTCTACACCTATTGACTTTGCCTATGCAATACATTCGCAGGTTGGTCATACTTGTGTTGGTGCAAAAATCAATGGCAGAATAGCACCATTAAAGGTAAAATTAAACAGTGGTGATAAAGTAGAGATTTTAACATCACAAACTCAGGAGCCTAGAAAAGACTGGCTGAATATTGTAAAAACTAACAGAGCTTATTCAAGAATTAGTGCTTTTTTACGGAAAAAAGATACAGAAAAAGCTATTTTAACAGGCAGAGAGATTTTAAATAAAGAGTTTAAACATTCTGGACTTGATTTTGAAGAAATCATTTCAGATAAGCAGGATTTGAAAAAAGCCCTTGATAAATTTTCAGTGCATAGTCTTGATGAATTAATCACTCATGTTGGGTTTGGTCAAATTTCGGCAAGGAAATTGCTACATCTTTTTTTACCTGATATAAGAGAAGAAGAAATAGATGTTGTAAAGCAGGTTATTAACAGGAAACTAGAGCCATTTAAGATAAGCGGTGTAGATAATATGATGATTAAAACTGCTAAATGCTGCTCGCCTTTGCCGGGAGATGCTATTAAAGGCTATGTTTCTACAGGCAGGGGAATAATTGTCCATAAAGCAGACTGTCCAAATATTACAAGACTGGAAGAAAATAAAGACAGGATAGTTGATGTTGAATGGGATAACTCTGATAAGCTGAGTATGCCTGTTAAATATAAAGCGATACTTGAAGATATATCTGGTGTATTTGTTGAAATATCCACTATCATAAAAGATATGGGCTTAAATATTCATGAAATGAATATAAAAAACTATGGTGACGGCACAGCAAAAATGGAATTTGTTGTAATGGTTAAAAATAAAAAGCAGTCAGATATGCTTTCTGAAAAAATATGCAGCAATAAGCATGTTATTTCAGTAAAACAAAGTTAA
- the recJ gene encoding single-stranded-DNA-specific exonuclease RecJ produces MNSNFKSIKYKWIYNSVDKNLIEETAYKHNMPKPVAELMLKKGISSPDDIENFFNGSLKSLRNPFEISDMEKAAERIAKAVMNHERICIYGDYDVDGITATALLYIFLMQCGANVSYYIPNRLEEGYGLNKEAVKEIAARKTNLIITVDCGISAVQEVLEASIHGMDIIITDHHQPSKELPVAAYAIINPMREDDTYPNKTLAGVGVAFKTVMALRFVLKKYDFFKQEVPNIRNLLDIVTLGTIADVMPLVDENRIFVRHGLELMSGENVRIGIDELKKTVENLSASKKMKTSNIGFQLAPRINAMGRMASSEKSFKLLVTQNRSEAKQLALELDNENKYRQMIERDILQQTYDLIEKNQYAELQSGLVIASDNWHPGVIGIVASRVVDKYFKPTVILTEDNGVYKGSARSIPGFHLYDGLSSLSDILISFGGHKYAAGVKLEKKNLEEFRNRFNEVVKTSLKEEDFIPEIYIDAEIDSKDITNEVMQWLEKLEPYGQGNKEPVFFMKKVFKYQVETFVGKNFNHLKCVFEKNGLIFEAIGYNMKEYKSLMAENDKFDILFSLVHNTWKNTKVIQLNLKDIKKSD; encoded by the coding sequence ATGAATAGTAACTTTAAAAGTATAAAATACAAATGGATATATAATTCTGTTGATAAAAATCTAATTGAAGAAACTGCATACAAACATAATATGCCAAAGCCTGTTGCAGAATTAATGCTGAAAAAAGGAATATCATCTCCAGATGATATTGAAAACTTTTTTAACGGCTCTTTAAAATCTTTAAGAAATCCTTTTGAAATAAGTGATATGGAAAAGGCAGCAGAGCGTATTGCAAAAGCTGTTATGAATCATGAACGAATATGTATTTATGGCGATTATGATGTAGACGGCATTACTGCCACAGCTTTATTATATATATTTTTAATGCAGTGTGGTGCAAATGTATCTTACTATATTCCAAACAGATTAGAAGAAGGCTATGGGCTTAATAAGGAAGCTGTAAAAGAAATAGCTGCAAGGAAAACAAACCTTATTATTACAGTAGACTGCGGCATAAGTGCTGTCCAAGAAGTGCTTGAAGCATCTATACATGGAATGGATATTATTATTACAGACCACCACCAGCCATCAAAAGAACTGCCTGTTGCAGCTTATGCTATCATAAACCCTATGCGTGAAGACGATACTTATCCTAATAAAACATTAGCTGGAGTAGGTGTAGCTTTCAAAACTGTCATGGCATTAAGGTTTGTGCTTAAAAAATATGATTTTTTTAAGCAGGAAGTGCCAAATATAAGAAACCTTTTAGATATTGTTACTCTTGGCACAATAGCAGATGTTATGCCCCTTGTTGATGAAAACAGGATATTTGTCCGCCATGGTTTAGAGCTTATGAGCGGGGAAAATGTCCGTATAGGGATAGATGAGCTTAAAAAAACAGTTGAAAATTTATCAGCATCTAAAAAAATGAAAACATCAAATATAGGCTTTCAGCTTGCTCCGCGTATTAATGCTATGGGTAGAATGGCAAGTTCAGAGAAAAGTTTTAAACTGCTTGTTACTCAAAACAGAAGTGAAGCTAAACAGCTGGCATTAGAGCTTGATAATGAAAATAAATACAGGCAGATGATAGAAAGAGACATTTTGCAGCAGACTTATGATTTAATAGAGAAAAACCAATATGCAGAGCTTCAGTCAGGTCTTGTAATCGCTTCTGATAACTGGCATCCGGGTGTTATAGGGATAGTAGCATCGCGGGTAGTAGATAAATACTTTAAACCGACAGTTATTTTAACAGAAGATAATGGAGTATATAAAGGCTCAGCAAGAAGTATACCGGGATTTCATCTATATGATGGGTTAAGCAGCTTATCAGATATATTAATATCTTTTGGGGGTCATAAATATGCTGCTGGAGTTAAACTTGAAAAGAAAAATCTTGAAGAATTTAGAAACAGGTTTAATGAAGTAGTAAAAACTTCCTTAAAAGAAGAAGATTTTATACCAGAAATATATATTGATGCAGAAATAGATTCAAAAGATATAACAAATGAAGTAATGCAGTGGCTTGAAAAATTAGAGCCTTATGGTCAGGGCAATAAAGAGCCTGTATTTTTTATGAAAAAAGTTTTTAAATATCAGGTAGAAACATTTGTTGGCAAGAATTTTAACCATTTAAAATGTGTTTTTGAAAAAAATGGGCTTATTTTTGAAGCAATAGGCTATAATATGAAAGAATATAAGTCATTAATGGCAGAAAATGATAAATTTGATATTCTTTTTTCTCTTGTTCATAATACATGGAAAAATACAAAAGTTATACAGCTTAACTTAAAAGATATAAAAAAATCTGATTAA
- a CDS encoding biotin--[acetyl-CoA-carboxylase] ligase, translating to MNLKEKIFNLLNEKNTEFISGQYLAEVFNVSRNAVWKAVNSLRKDGCNIYAVQNKGYTLDSGGIFTGEIIKSYMQLPVKIEYIPNVTSTNDIIMEYGRQGAEEFITVVADSQSNGRGRKGRIFYSPDNAGTYFSILLRPNVHFSESLYITTAAAAAVTEAIKQLYNMDTQIKWVNDIFYNGKKICGILTEAHLDMESGTVDYAALGIGINVFEPKESYHKDIKNIAGAAFSRSLFDNKIRCEITAKVIEIFYEYYKNLSDMTFLNTYKSRSFLTGKNITVEKDGIMQKAFVKGIDDKCRLSVLFENGIEENLLSCEVSL from the coding sequence ATGAATTTAAAGGAAAAAATATTTAATCTTCTAAACGAAAAAAATACAGAATTTATTTCTGGTCAATATTTGGCAGAAGTTTTTAATGTAAGCCGTAATGCTGTATGGAAAGCAGTAAACAGTCTTAGAAAAGACGGGTGCAATATTTATGCTGTTCAGAATAAAGGCTATACACTAGACAGTGGCGGCATATTTACTGGGGAAATTATTAAGTCATATATGCAGCTGCCTGTAAAAATAGAATATATACCTAATGTTACTTCTACAAATGATATTATTATGGAATACGGCAGACAGGGTGCAGAAGAATTTATAACAGTTGTTGCAGACAGCCAAAGCAACGGCAGAGGAAGAAAGGGAAGAATATTTTATTCACCTGATAATGCTGGCACTTATTTTTCCATACTTTTAAGACCAAATGTTCATTTTTCTGAAAGTTTATATATTACAACAGCAGCAGCTGCTGCTGTTACAGAAGCCATTAAGCAGCTTTATAATATGGATACACAAATAAAATGGGTAAATGATATATTTTATAATGGCAAAAAAATATGCGGCATACTAACAGAAGCCCATCTTGATATGGAAAGCGGCACTGTTGACTATGCTGCTCTTGGTATAGGCATTAATGTTTTTGAGCCAAAAGAAAGCTACCATAAAGATATAAAAAATATTGCAGGAGCAGCTTTTTCCCGCAGTTTGTTTGATAATAAAATAAGATGTGAAATTACTGCAAAAGTCATAGAAATATTTTATGAATACTATAAAAATCTTTCTGATATGACATTTCTAAACACTTATAAATCAAGGTCTTTTTTAACTGGGAAAAATATAACTGTTGAAAAAGATGGTATTATGCAGAAAGCATTTGTAAAAGGTATTGATGATAAATGCAGGCTTTCTGTGCTTTTTGAAAATGGCATAGAAGAAAATCTTTTATCTTGCGAGGTAAGTTTATGA
- a CDS encoding biotin transporter BioY, which produces MTQNNTRYAAYTGLFTTLIILGAFIKIPVPVIPFTLQFLFVSLAGLLLGAKYGGLSVFIYAALGLAGLPVFTAGGGITYVVFPTFGYIIGFIFSAFVTGIISTKMQPNTKNYMFASFCGLIILHIIGIPYYYIISHYVIQNSLTFKEIFLFCFVYTVPGDLLLCLLSARIALKLKPFINKGNDDGK; this is translated from the coding sequence ATGACACAAAATAACACACGGTATGCAGCTTATACTGGCCTGTTTACTACATTAATTATACTTGGAGCATTTATTAAAATTCCAGTTCCTGTTATCCCTTTTACACTGCAGTTTTTATTTGTTTCGCTTGCTGGTCTTTTACTGGGTGCAAAATACGGCGGATTAAGTGTGTTTATATATGCAGCACTTGGGCTTGCAGGACTTCCAGTATTCACAGCAGGAGGCGGCATTACTTATGTTGTTTTTCCTACTTTTGGCTATATTATAGGTTTTATTTTTTCTGCATTTGTAACAGGCATAATATCAACTAAAATGCAGCCGAATACAAAAAACTATATGTTTGCTTCTTTCTGCGGGCTTATTATTTTACATATTATTGGCATCCCTTACTATTATATTATTTCCCATTATGTAATACAAAATTCGTTAACTTTTAAAGAGATATTTCTTTTCTGCTTTGTATATACTGTGCCGGGCGATTTACTTTTATGTCTTTTATCTGCCCGTATAGCTTTAAAATTAAAACCATTTATAAATAAAGGCAATGATGATGGTAAATAA